A segment of the Panacibacter ginsenosidivorans genome:
ATCTCCTTCTTTATTATTTATACGCTTTACGCACAAAACAGAAAAAAAGATTTTGATAACCGTCTTTGGGCACACGCATATAACACCTACAGAAATCAGTATAGAATAAATGATACCGACAAAGAAGTAATGTCAAAACTTACTTATTATTTGCCTGGTTCTCCTACTGAATTTTCTTCTGTTATTATCGATAGTTCTTATCATTTAGTAGCGTCAAATCCCCGTGATTTTAAATATACCATTGACACAAACCTCCTTTTTAATATAAAGGATTCAAAAGAGTTGTACTTTCTGAATGGAGACTCGCAAAGTGTAGGTCTTTATTTTAACCAATACGATCATGAGTGTTTTGTAATTGCTACAGGTTACGACAAGTTTGGTCTTGCCCGTTTACATTCTTTAAAGCTAACCATGATCTATGTTTCCATTGGCAGCATCATCCTTCTGTGCATTTTTACATTTCTGTACGTTATGATCGTTACAAGGCCGCTAATAACACTTAGCATACAAATGCGTAAAGTAAGTGAGAACAATCTAAAACAACGTGTAAGCGTTGGAAAAGGAGATGCAAGACACAACGAGATTGTACGCATAGCTAAAAATTTCAACGGAATGCTCGACAGGCTGGAGCGGGCATTTACCATGCAAAAGAATTTTGTCCACCATGCATCTCATGATCTTCGCACGCCACTTGCTACCATGCTTTCTCAAACGGAGTCTGCATTACGGAGAGAACTCGCTCCCCAGGAGGCAAAAAAAGTACTGGAATCTTTAAAAGAAGATCAGCAGGGCATGATAGAACTTACTAACGCATTGCTGTTGTTATCACAATATGAAAATATTAATTACACTGCAGGATGGCCCGAAGTAAGACTGGATGAAGTGATGTATGATTCAATCGCCTCTATGCAGAAAATGTTTCCCGGGATAACTATCAATTTTGATTTTTCCGCTGACGATGTTAATGAATCATACCTGTATCTTAAAGGTAATGAAGTATTGCTGCGCTCCGCATTCGTAAACCTGTTGAAAAATGGGATTAAATATTCAGATGACAGCAAGGTAGATATAACGATGCAGCCCGAAGCGGGTAAAGTAATTATTCATTTTGAAAATCGGGGCCCGGTAATGCAGCCCGATGAAGTGGAAAGAATGTTCTTTCCTTTCTTCAGAGGCGAAAATGCGCAACAAAAAAAAGGCTTTGGCCTTGGCCTCTCCATAGTAAAAAGAATTACAGAACTGCACAGTTGCCAGGTAACCTATAAAGTTATTAATGGTAATATCAATTGTTTCATATTAACTTTCTTTCGCTCGCAGTAAATTAATCATTGCAGGAAATTAGTATTTTTCGGTGCAGGCAATTGAACTGCTATTAAGCTTCGTTGTGTCACTCACTTCAGGGTTCAGCAACAATGTCGGCCGAAGAACAAAGCGTACAAGAGTGCGACGCAACAAAAGCATAAACGGAGTTACAAAACCCCTGGTTCATAGATAAACCATTTAAAATAATTTCACCAGTTAGTGTCCTGATCATTTCTTTCAGTTACAAAGCTTCATCCACGAGGTACAAAATAGATTCATAATTTTCTTTTACCGCTTCAGACATTGCCATCTCGCATGTTTTGGTAGAAGAATAATATCCATTATATTTTTCCTGCTTTACTTCTAATGCTTCCAGGTTTGTTGCAGCAGCAGTAAGTTCAGGAAATAAAAAACCACGGTCGCCTGCCATGCCACAACAGCCTGCGTACTTCGGAACAGTAACTTCAGTTGCAAAATACTGCGCCAGTTTAATAAATTTTTGCGTTGTTTTCATTTTCTCCAAAGAACATACGGGGTGCAGTACAATATTTTTTTTCCTTTGTTTTATTGTAACTGCTGGTAATACCATATCATGTAGAAAATCAACACTGTCAAGGATAGTTATCCGGTCAAATTTGACTTTGTTCTTTTCAGTCAATACAGGTCGAATATTATGCAATGTATAAGCACAGGAGCTTACATCAATTACGACTGGCAATGCACCCTCATTGCTGCTTTTCCATAGTTTTTCAATGATATTGTTTGCTGTAAAATAATAAGCATCTTTAAATCCCTTTGAAGAAAATATCTGGCTGCAACAACTGCCACTAACATATTCTAAAACTTTCATATCAATACTTGCTTTGTTACAAATACTCACAAAAGTTTCCAAGATATTTTTTTCTTTTCTTTTATAAGTACCCAACATTCTGGATATGCAACTTGGGAAATAGACTATTGTATTTTTGTAGTCTTTATTAGCAATTTGCTTATTTGATTTGATAACAGAAAGATCTGGAGGGTAACTAATTTGGCCTGACCATAGTGGCATAGCAGGAAAAACTTTTTTTATTCCATTTGTAATGCCGGTCATTGCATTTTTACCAAACAGTTTATTAATTCCAATGCCTGTTTTAAATGCAGCACGTGCAGACCATTCGATAGTTTTAAAATGCCTTGCAACCGATAAGGCAATCTTATTTTGAATGGTGGAATGATTTTCTCTCCTTAATCGTTTAACCAGGTCACCGGTATTAATATCAACCGGGCAAGCCGTAGCACATAAGCCATCAACAGCGCATGTATCCAAAACATCATATTGATATTGGGCTAACAGCAATTTGTAATTTGAATCATTTCCTGCATTCTGCAATTGCTTCAATGCCCTGCGTATTACAATCCTTCTTCTTGGTGTGGCAGTAATATCACGGCTTGGGCATTTGTGTTCGCAGTAGCCACATTCAATACATTTATCTACTTCTTCTTCAACAGAAGGAAGTTCCTTTAGATTTTTTATATGCGTGTTCTTATCCTCATTGATGATTACACCAGGATTCAATAACAATTGCGGATCAACTGCCAATTTTATCTTTTGCATGATTGCATAAGCAGCACCGCCCCACTCTGTTTCTACGAAAGGGGCCATATTGCGGCCTGTTCCATGCTCTGCTTTTAAACTGCCATCGTATTTTTCTACAACTAAGGTGATCACTTCACGCATAAATCGATCATACCTTTCAATCTCACCTGTTGTGATAAAAGATTGTGTAACCACAAAGTGAATGTTGCCATCTTTTGCATGGCCGAAAATGATGGCATTGTAATAATGATATTTTTTGAATAGTTCCTGCAAGTCTAAAATAGCATCACCTAATTTTTCAACAGGGAAAGCTACATCTTCCAGTATCACTGTGGTACCGTTTGCACGCACTGCTCCTACAGCAGGAAATAGACCTTTGCGAACCTTCCATAAAAAATCCTGCGCTGCAGGATCATTGGTAAATACAGGTGTATTCAATAATGAAAGTGAAGACGTAGTAGATAAGAAGCTGTTCACCCTTTCTTCCAGTTCTTCTGGATTATTTTCCTGGAATTCGATTAATAATGCTGCTGCTGTTTCAGGCAGCGTTTTTACGATGGCCGGCATACCAGGTAAATGTTCTACAGCATGCAATGAAGCACGATCCATTAACTCAACCATTGCCGCACCTGCATTAGTAAGCGGAACAATAGCCTGGCATGCAGCATAAATATCGGGAAAGTACAAAAGCGTTGTTGACTTCTGTGGGTAATCAGGAACTGTTTGTAATACTGCTTCTGCAATAAAAGCAATTGTACCTTCTGCACCAATTAATAAATGAGCCAATATATCCAAAGCATGCTCATGATCAATAAAGGCATTTAACGAATAACCAACAGTATTTTTGGTTTGATATTTTCTTCGAATCTTATCATACAATATTTCGTTAGCTGCTATTTCTTTTTTTATAGCTGTAAGGCTCCTGTATAATTCATTACATTCTTTTTCAAAGCGGGTATAGTCTGCTTTATTTTCTGTGCTGAATGTTTTGCCATCAGGTAAAATAAAACGAATATATTTTGTAG
Coding sequences within it:
- a CDS encoding HAMP domain-containing sensor histidine kinase, whose amino-acid sequence is MRVRLRFVVTLTLVVSAILAISFFIIYTLYAQNRKKDFDNRLWAHAYNTYRNQYRINDTDKEVMSKLTYYLPGSPTEFSSVIIDSSYHLVASNPRDFKYTIDTNLLFNIKDSKELYFLNGDSQSVGLYFNQYDHECFVIATGYDKFGLARLHSLKLTMIYVSIGSIILLCIFTFLYVMIVTRPLITLSIQMRKVSENNLKQRVSVGKGDARHNEIVRIAKNFNGMLDRLERAFTMQKNFVHHASHDLRTPLATMLSQTESALRRELAPQEAKKVLESLKEDQQGMIELTNALLLLSQYENINYTAGWPEVRLDEVMYDSIASMQKMFPGITINFDFSADDVNESYLYLKGNEVLLRSAFVNLLKNGIKYSDDSKVDITMQPEAGKVIIHFENRGPVMQPDEVERMFFPFFRGENAQQKKGFGLGLSIVKRITELHSCQVTYKVINGNINCFILTFFRSQ
- a CDS encoding FAD-binding and (Fe-S)-binding domain-containing protein: MIEALKKILPEHRIRTRYIDLISFASDAGFYHLIPKAVVQPVNEEEIILLFKFSKEYNIPLVFRTGGTSLSGQSITDGILVDLSQHWNKIQIENNGNLVRVQPGITGAMVNAYLKKYKRKIGPDPSSISAAMMGGILSNNSSGMCCGVKLNSYHTTKYIRFILPDGKTFSTENKADYTRFEKECNELYRSLTAIKKEIAANEILYDKIRRKYQTKNTVGYSLNAFIDHEHALDILAHLLIGAEGTIAFIAEAVLQTVPDYPQKSTTLLYFPDIYAACQAIVPLTNAGAAMVELMDRASLHAVEHLPGMPAIVKTLPETAAALLIEFQENNPEELEERVNSFLSTTSSLSLLNTPVFTNDPAAQDFLWKVRKGLFPAVGAVRANGTTVILEDVAFPVEKLGDAILDLQELFKKYHYYNAIIFGHAKDGNIHFVVTQSFITTGEIERYDRFMREVITLVVEKYDGSLKAEHGTGRNMAPFVETEWGGAAYAIMQKIKLAVDPQLLLNPGVIINEDKNTHIKNLKELPSVEEEVDKCIECGYCEHKCPSRDITATPRRRIVIRRALKQLQNAGNDSNYKLLLAQYQYDVLDTCAVDGLCATACPVDINTGDLVKRLRRENHSTIQNKIALSVARHFKTIEWSARAAFKTGIGINKLFGKNAMTGITNGIKKVFPAMPLWSGQISYPPDLSVIKSNKQIANKDYKNTIVYFPSCISRMLGTYKRKEKNILETFVSICNKASIDMKVLEYVSGSCCSQIFSSKGFKDAYYFTANNIIEKLWKSSNEGALPVVIDVSSCAYTLHNIRPVLTEKNKVKFDRITILDSVDFLHDMVLPAVTIKQRKKNIVLHPVCSLEKMKTTQKFIKLAQYFATEVTVPKYAGCCGMAGDRGFLFPELTAAATNLEALEVKQEKYNGYYSSTKTCEMAMSEAVKENYESILYLVDEAL